A section of the Candidatus Desulfatibia profunda genome encodes:
- a CDS encoding 4Fe-4S dicluster domain-containing protein: MDEVDLKHIFFGKFDGRKILRCIQCGTCSASCPLTDQMDYAPRELFALIRDGEMITALRSNTLWYCVSCYYCIVRCPQEIPVTDLIYALKQMAVQQGLCPACHKLPDMYHSFTRVVAQYGRVNETVLMARYALRHPVDALGNLPMALRMFLKRRLDLFPSRLRQPDRIARLLAEAKRQETP, from the coding sequence ATGGATGAAGTTGATCTTAAGCATATTTTTTTTGGGAAGTTCGACGGCAGAAAAATCCTGAGATGCATCCAGTGCGGCACCTGCAGCGCTTCTTGCCCCTTGACCGATCAGATGGATTATGCTCCCCGTGAACTCTTCGCCCTGATACGCGACGGCGAGATGATAACGGCGTTGAGATCCAACACTCTCTGGTACTGTGTATCCTGCTATTATTGTATCGTTCGATGCCCGCAGGAAATTCCCGTTACGGATTTGATATATGCCCTCAAGCAGATGGCTGTGCAGCAGGGGCTCTGTCCCGCTTGCCACAAACTGCCGGACATGTACCATTCATTCACACGGGTGGTGGCACAATACGGTCGAGTCAACGAAACGGTGCTGATGGCCAGATATGCCCTTCGGCATCCTGTGGATGCTCTGGGCAACCTACCGATGGCGCTGCGGATGTTCTTAAAAAGGCGTCTTGATTTATTCCCTTCCAGGTTAAGACAGCCCGACAGGATCGCCCGACTGCTGGCCGAAGCCAAAAGGCAGGAGACACCGTGA
- a CDS encoding CoB--CoM heterodisulfide reductase iron-sulfur subunit B family protein: protein MRYGFYSGCSYRSAAGYSESVDAVSRALGIELVEIPDWNCCGATAFFSVDEFKALILAARNLALAQAHGLDEIVTICNACYTTFRKAIKVLTGNPQKLARVNEVLATEGLSIERTIAVRHLLDVLYNDVAEEVWFEKRPQNLKDYTVAGYYGCQLTRPWGDLDVPEHPGILERFLERLGFVTVEHSAKTLCCGAFHSISYADECRPLISRIVSEIQFKGADLITAVCPMCQFNLDAGQQMFGLAPLPVPFFTQLAGIALGLKAADLGLKKLLIPIKGF from the coding sequence GTGAGGTACGGCTTTTACTCAGGATGCTCGTATCGCTCCGCGGCCGGATACAGCGAGTCGGTGGATGCGGTCAGCCGGGCGCTGGGGATCGAGCTTGTGGAAATCCCCGATTGGAACTGTTGCGGAGCCACGGCTTTTTTCAGTGTGGACGAGTTTAAAGCCCTGATTCTGGCCGCAAGAAACTTGGCCCTGGCTCAGGCCCATGGACTCGATGAAATTGTCACGATTTGCAATGCGTGCTATACCACATTCCGCAAAGCCATTAAGGTTTTAACGGGCAATCCGCAAAAGCTGGCCCGCGTCAATGAGGTGCTGGCGACAGAGGGGCTTTCGATCGAAAGGACCATTGCGGTCCGTCATCTCTTAGATGTTCTTTACAATGACGTCGCCGAAGAAGTCTGGTTCGAAAAGCGACCTCAAAACCTGAAAGATTATACCGTAGCGGGGTATTACGGCTGTCAGCTCACCCGGCCGTGGGGGGATCTGGATGTTCCGGAGCACCCGGGAATCCTGGAACGCTTCCTCGAACGACTTGGATTTGTTACCGTGGAGCATTCTGCCAAGACGCTCTGCTGTGGAGCGTTTCATTCGATTTCCTATGCCGATGAATGCCGACCGCTGATATCCCGGATCGTTAGTGAAATTCAATTCAAAGGGGCCGATTTGATCACCGCGGTTTGCCCGATGTGTCAGTTCAACCTGGACGCCGGGCAGCAGATGTTTGGCCTTGCACCGCTGCCGGTTCCGTTTTTTACACAGCTTGCAGGGATTGCCTTGGGGTTGAAGGCCGCGGATCTGGGATTGAAAAAGCTGCTGATTCCCATCAAAGGGTTTTAA